The following are encoded together in the Coffea arabica cultivar ET-39 chromosome 1c, Coffea Arabica ET-39 HiFi, whole genome shotgun sequence genome:
- the LOC113715770 gene encoding NADH dehydrogenase [ubiquinone] flavoprotein 2, mitochondrial, with product MLGRLAAQRFREIRQVFRQIPQAPRLFSTALNYHLDTPDNNPDLPWEFTEANKAKVKEILSHYPSNYKQSGVIPLLDLAQQQHGGWLTVSAMNEVARIIEVAPIRVYEVATFYSMFNRTKVGKYHLLVCGTTPCMLRGSRDIEDALLKHLGVKRNEVTKDGLFSVGEMECMGCCVNAPMITVADYSNGSEGYAYNYYEDVTPKRVVEIVEALRRGEKPPRGTQNPKRINSGPEGGNTTLLGEPKAPPCRDLDAC from the exons ATGCTGGGCCGTCTCGCCGCTCAACGCTTCCGCGAGATCCGTCAAGTTTTCCGTCAAATCCCTCAG GCTCCTCGATTATTCTCCACTGCCTTAAATTAT CACCTGGACACTCCTGATAACAACCCGGACCTTCCCTGGGAATTCACGGAAGCTAACAAAGCCAAG GTGAAAGAGATATTATCCCATTACCCATCCAACTACAAGCAATCTGGAGTTATTCCTTTGCTGGATCTTGCACAACAACAACACGGCGGATGGCTCACTGTTTCAGCTATGAACGAA GTGGCAAGAATTATTGAAGTTGCACCAATTCGAGTTTATGAAGTTGCAACCTTCTATTCAATGTTTAACCGTACAAAG GTCGGTAAATACCACCTTTTGGTTTGCGGTACAACACCTTGTATGTTGCGTGGTTCAAGAGATATTGAAGATGCATTATTAAAGCACCTAGGAGTAAAACGCAACG AGGTTACAAAAGATGGTTTGTTCTCTGTTGGAGAAATGGAATGCATG GGATGCTGTGTAAATGCTCCAATGATTACTGTGGCTGACTATTCCAATGGATCTGAAGGATACGCATATAACTATTAT GAAGATGTTACTCCAAAACGAGTTGTTGAGATTGTTGAGGCATTGAGAAGGGGAGAAAAGCCACCG CGCGGCACACAAAATCCAAAACGGATCAATTCAGGACC